The Cervus elaphus chromosome 30, mCerEla1.1, whole genome shotgun sequence genome segment TAGACGGTACTACACAGGAAgtaaagaactatacaaagagaGAAAGTTTGATGTTTCTTGGCTCTATTTTAAACCCCAACATATCTAGGAACTTATTAACACAATTCTCAAGTTGGATATTAAAAGGACAGTATGTCTTTTCTGTGAAAGAAGTATAGATCTTACAAACAAACTACAAAAAGCATGTAAGTTTTACACAATATATTAAAAGTCTAAAAAGCTAGTTGTACACTGTATGCACCTACTAAATCATCTTGAAACATGCCTGCCAAAAAAGCTTAGATGTGAAGCTTTACTTCAAACCCATgtgagttcttaattttaattcacCTAGTCATATTACTAGTTTAAGATGGGATAACAGATCCTCTTTGGTTTCAATTCTCTTAAAACTTTCCTCTTGATTCTTCTTGATTAGTTCTTTTGCAATCTACCCTCACTGTTGATTCTGGTGGCTCAAATGTAACTCTCATATTTTGATATGTAATCAAGAAATAATGACTCATTTATATATTACTACATATTTTGACAGGACACTTCCCTGCAATTCTTGTAAGCATAAACTTGAGGTGTTATACTATACCAAGGTAATGCAAAAGtaggctatccattttaaaatgacagaGCGATACAGCTGTTAGGACACTGCTAAGTTTGAGTACATCTTTATAGTAGTTCAATAATTgatgaaaaaaagattttaaaagaacatctgttttattgattaacaCAGACCAAAACCCTCTCTACAAGATGACATTGTGGGGACCAGAAAGGGTGAAGAAGCATGCAATGATCAAACCAtgctgtggttgttgtttagtcgctaagttgtgcctgtctccttttgcaatcccatggcctatagctcaccaggctcctttgtccatgggacttttcaagcaagaatactggagtggttgccatttccttctccaggggatcttcccgacccagggattgaactcagtctCCTGTGTGAGTCGTGTCGCCTGTATTGctaggggattctttaccactggaagcCCCAGATCAAACCCTAGAAATATACAAATTTGTAATTCCCAAGAAACGTGTACTAGTAATGGATGGGTGTAGACTGGTTAGAGAACGACATAGTTTAAGAACGGTAAACCCAATAAGCAGTTATTGCAAAATACAATCCAGGAATATTCAGTGACGTAAGTTCTCCTAAATTTGACTTTATGGATGGGAGAAAATGTGTAATTAAGAGAAGGGTAAGTTGCAAAAGTGAGTTGCTAAAAACATTTTAGGAGGCACGCCTGGAGATCCCATGCAACTGCTGCAGTGTGTCTCCCTAACGACCAGAAATTTTCTCATCCTAAATACAAGATACTGTTATCTCGATTCACCCCACGATTTAGCCCACATCCCTCAGCACTATTTCTGTGTGCATCATTTAGGCAGAATGCCACAGAGACGACATTAAAGCGAAATTCATCACTCTCGCCTACAGTTCATCTCGTTTCTTCGCCAGACTAGGGTGCTGCGACCGCCACCTCAATCAATGACCCCACCCAAGCCCCACCAATTCGCCCGTCTCCATATTACCAGTCTGGGCCGGCAAGAGAATCGCGATTTCTGATTGGCTCAGAGCAAGTCTCCGTCATGCGTGAGCTCACCTACCATTGGCTGGCAGAGCACGCTCAGGCGCAAAGGCCCATCCTGGCCACGCAGTTTGCGATGGGAGGGCGGAGCCTGCAACTGGACTTTTCCCCCCACTGGCTGATGGATGGCAACGTGGTATAAGGCGGCTCTCCATTGGCCGAGGGTGGCACCACGGGGTCCACAGAGGTGGGCTGGTTGGCTGAGATGGATCCCTAGCTTGTCCCGGCTGGCTGTTGCTATGAGGTGTCCCCGGGCTTTGGGGCTGTGGCTGAGGGCTCCGCTCTCCCGATTTTCCAAGCGCCCGTGGGGACAGGGCGTGGGAAGAGCTCGACTCTCTCTCAGGCCAAGAAAAGGGCGGGGCTGGGGAAGGTGGGCGGGACCCCCGGCGACGTCACCGGGCGTGGGCCCCGGCTACTGCCTCGGGCAGTAAGCTCCCAGGGGCCTCTCGCGTCTCCCCGAGTGTCCTAAGGCGTAAAATAAAAGCTTCCTTTCGTGGTGTGCCTGCTCCTCCCTAAAACAAAGAgccttctccttctctttatAAAAACAAGTCCCTCAGGAATGCTGACGGACCGGGTGGTGTCCAGCCAGGCCCTCGTGCCAGGGTCGCCGTTTGGGCCCTGCCGGTGTCTCTCTTCTCACTCCCGCCTAAGGTTAAATCTCGGAGCCTGCTCTGGCCCCTCCAACTAGCCTGTCTCCGCTAAAGTCTTGAACGTGGCCTGTTCAGGTAGAAACCTCCCATCGCTGGGTGGAGAACTGCGCATGCTCAGTATGCCCCCTACCCGCTGGGTTCGACGGGGTGGGCTGTTGTCGGGTGGCCCAGGTGGTTGTTTATCTAAGCCTCCCGGGAGCGCGCGCGCGGCCGGTCGCCTAGGCGACGTGGGCGCAGGGGCGGGGCTTTCGCAGCCGGGCCCCGCCCCCCGGGCCGCCGGGCCCCGCCCCCCGGCAGCGCTGCGGCTCGGGCTCGGGCTCGGGCGCGCGCTCCGCCGCCGGGaagagcagcagcagcggcggcggcggcggcgggcggggagCTGGGCGTGGAGGcgcgaggggcggggcggggcggccgggCGGGCGGCACTGCGGGCCCGCGGTTCGGGCGGCTCGGGCGTCTCCTTAGCTCCCGCTACCCGCTCGCTTTCAGTGCCTGCTGGCGCCCGCGGGGCCGCCTTGCCACCCGGCTCGGCCCCTATGCCCAGGGTTGCACTTGCCTCCGCCGGCGCCCGGGGTGCCGCGGCGGCCGTGAGGTGGGGGCGGCCGCGGAAGGCGGCGGGGCCGGCCGCCGGCGCAGGGTCCGGGCGCGCAGCGAGGCGGGCGTAGGTCTATgtcgcgggcggcggcggcggcggcggccgcggagGGACGATGCGCGAGTACAAAGTGGTGGTGCTGGGCTCGGGCGGGGTCGGCAAATCCGCCCTGACCGTGCAGTTCGTGACCGGCACCTTCATCGAGAAATACGACCCCACCATCGAGGACTTCTACCGCAAGGAGATCGAGGTGGACTCGTCGCCGTCGGTCCTGGAGATCCTGGACACGGCGGGCACCGAGCAGTTCGCGTCCATGCGGGACCTGTACATCAAGAACGGCCAGGGCTTCATCCTCGTCTACAGCCTGGTCAACCAGCAGAGCTTCCAGGACATCAAGCCCATGCGGGACCAGATCATCCGAGTAAAGCGGTGAGAGGGCCGGGGGCGCGGGCAGGAGCTTCCCCGGTGGGGGGCCGGCAGCCCCCTGTTCGGAGATCAGAACTCCCTCCCGCGTGCTCTGGGGTGGCCGTGGGCTGGAGGAACTGTCTTGGGAGACAGCTTTAGGATCATAACGctttatcataattttttttttttttttaccagcatcGTCCTCATCCTCTTGAATCTCAAATTTGAGTGCTTTGTTTCACAACTCAAATTTGGCATCCCACAAGCCCAGCTCTTTGTCTCTTGGATGTTACTAGTAGCGCTTGTGCAGAACCCCCAAAGCAAAGAAAGTTTAAATCTCGCAGAGGGGAGAGGGGCGGGTTGGTTTCTGCTGGGAAGAGCAGCTGTGCAAGTATAGTGGAGACATTTTCagattcaacaacaaaaagacctTTGCAGTTAGTTGACAGCAAAAATTGCCCACACATACGTGGTAAACATGTCAAGTCCGAAGGAAAAAGACCTTTCTCATTTCATAGAAGACTGAAGGGTGCCAAGGCGTTTTAACAAAAATGAACTCTGCAATTAAGATGAAACTTGAAAGACAGATTTGAAGACTTGGCTCAGTGGGATCGAGAAAGTATATTAGTATATAGAGGCATAAATATACCATTCACATTAAAGAATGTAacaacttttttcccctttttttagTCTAGCTGCCTTATTCCtctcaaaaacagaaagaaaaggggggaggggggaggcattCCTGGAAATAAAGCAAGTTTCTTCAAAGGTGTGACTCAAATATTAGCTAATGTAAAGTTACTGCAAATAAGCACTTTCCTAATAGGAACTCTTTTTCTCTAAAGTGTGCATTTTGAAAATATGGCCGGTAGCTTAAATGGCTTATGATATTTGTATTCTCTtaaactgattatattttttcctataatttcaAGAATCAGAAATGCAATGTCTCAGTTCCTAGTTTTAGCAAATTTTTCTAATTACTGTTTAAGTGTACGTTActgttttattcttattattaataattgctAATAATTTTGATCTagtgtaattttgtttttcttacccGATTCTACCTATAACCTTGAATTAATAGACATCGGCTGAAAGCTAGTTGTAAGTGTACTGTAGACATAATCTCATTTTTAGCCAAGTTGAATCAACTCATTTTGAAAGAGCAAATACCAAGTCATGTGCCCTCAGGGGTTGTTCAAAAATTCATTACAAGAAGTAGATTTTTGATGCCACATATAAGATCAAAGGGGAAGCCCTCTCCTGAAGCTCCTCCTCCTTAACTCATTGAGTATGCACTTTAAtaggtaaaataaaattatgtatattacTTCTTCCATTAAATTTCAAACTAgaataaagtgaatatttttaCGGTCTCTGATGATGTTCTAAGATATAAAtctgatagcttttttttttcttcagtatcattttcttAAAGTTAATTGCTATAGTTAACATAGAAATACTTTTGGTGTTAAAGTATGTGATATTAAGAGGCTACATTTAAGTGACTCAAATCTTTAACACTTCCCCCTTactattaacaacaacaacaacaacaaaaaatccctaTAGAACAGGGCAATCAAACACATTGCCACATGTCAATCTTACATATATCACATTAAAGTAAATGCCCCAACTGCTCCACTctttgtatttacatatatacagataATACATACATCGATAAAATCACATGCCCAGTGCAAACTTCTTGACAGGAGCCCAGGGGACAGAATAGGGCAAAATGTCATTGGATAGTATAGTTCACATGATTTTGTAGTTTCTTTTGGTGTATTTGAGATCACCAATAATGAGTTAGTCTGAACTTAGTGTACTGGAACAATTTATTTGTTTGCAATATGACCCaggaagaaaaaacataaaactctACTTGCCCTGATGTCATTGTACTCACTCGTCTCAGTTCCTGAtgtaaaagattgaaaaaaatcaGCTGACATGGAGTTCCTAAGCTCAAGATAATTGTCCGTAAGAACCACTTGGGCCCATCTGTGTCctgatattttttttaacctcaccCTAACCTCATTATCTGGCCTCCCAGCCTATAgcatattttaaacaatattgAAAGAAAGGATCTGTGTATTTTATGTATGTTATAATACAGTATATATTATGCTAAAGCAGGCATTCAGTGTATTGATTCTTTAACTTTTCCcatttaaacaataaaatgtgATTTTCAAATAAGtgcattttttgttctttttgaggaTCAGTTTTTAAGCAGTTGCTGTAGGAGGTATTTGTAGTTGTTCTTTCCCCTCTGCCAGTTAGCTGCTTTACATATTACACACAACAGTTGTTTAAGGATGTTTAATATCACCATAATGCTGATGACATAAGTGAAATGTAGAGAGGGTTGATATTTTTTTGCCAAAAACTAGTCACTGGTGGAGAGGATATTTAAACCAAATCTGCATGAATCCATGtactcttctcttcctctgcacTGGGCTGCCTTTGAACTTGGCATTTACTGACAAATTCAATTATGCAGCCTTTGGTCTACGGCAGTACTATTCAATTCAAATATAATTGTGAGCCACATGTGTAGTTTTGAAATATCTagtagctgaatttttttttttaatgtgaagcaggtaaaattaattttaataatgtattttatttaacccactCTAAAATACTGTCATGTCAACCTGTAATCAGTATTCAAAAATTGAggtattttcatcattttcttttgcaTACTAAATTTTCAAAACTTGGGGTTCTGTTTATACTTACTGCACATCTCAGTATTTATAGAGTATTATAGCTGTATTTCAGTTGCTCGGCAGCCACACGTGGCTCCAAGGCTAACATATGGGACAGTGCAGGTCTAAGGTGTAAATATTTTGGGGAAACGCTGGCTTCTCTAAGCCCCAGCTTCCATGTTGTGAATTATGAGTATGGCACGCACCTCTCagagaatctgcccgcagtgctggagacccaggttcgatccctaggtcaggaagagcccctggagaaggaaatggcaacccactccagtatttctgcctggagaatcccatggacagaggagcctggtgggctacagcccatggagtcgcaaagagttggacacaactaagcgactaacacacacggaCGTGCACCTCTCAGAGTCTTTGTCATATTAAATGAGGTGATAGATTTTAAGGTGTCCAGCACAATACCTTGAACATAAAAATGGCAGCTGTTATTTAACTTTGTCTCCTTGTCTGCTTAAATGttattttagaggaaataaaTTTGTGGCTGCATTTTGAAATTCATCACCTAGTGTAGActagtgaagtgttagtcactcagtcacgtctgactctccgtccccatagattgtagccccccaggctccactgtctatgggatctcccagacaagaatactggagtggggagccattcccttctccaggggaatcaacctgacccagggattgaacccaggtatcctgccattgcagacagattctttaccatctgagccaccagggaagcccaagattataCCAAAAAAAGCAATCATGATGAAAACAATCCTTGGAAAAATTTTGTtggtattcttttaaaatattttcgcTTATTAAGGATCTTGCGGGAAAGGCCACAGAATGAACATGTAACTTTTACTGTAGCATCCATGCGTGGGCAACAGTGAAATGGAGCGTGTCGCTGGATTGTTCTTGCATGGAGTGTTGcttctagaaaatataaaacaggcCCCCACTCCCTTAAGTgtctatcagtcagttcagtttagttgctcagtcatgtccaactctttgcgaccccatggactgcagcacaccaggcttccccatccatcaccacctcctggagcctactcaaacttatatccattgcgtcggtgatgccatccaaccatctcatcctctgtcgtctcctcctcctgccttcaagctttcccagcatcagggtcttttccaatgagtcagttcttcacatcaggtagccaaagtattggagtttcagcttcagcatcagtccttccaatgaatattcagggttgatttcctttaggatggactggttggatctcttgctgtccaagggactctcaagagtcttctccaacaccacagatcaaaagcatcaattcttcagtgctcagctttctttatagtccaactctcacatccatacacaactactggaaacaAAGTAGTCATAGGTTCACAGGTTCATGGATATCCATACACAGGTTTCCCACGCCCCATCTGAAAGGAGAGTGTTCCTATGAAACCTTTCCTAAGCCACAATGGCATAAAGCAAATAAGCGGTTACCTTAGGACATATCGTGCTTACAGATACACACCCAAAAAATGTGCTAGGTAAAGCTCAGATGCGCATAGACACAGTTCAAAGCGGTGGCAgcttgatgctgagatgctgagcGTGGTTCCTGGGGAGGGAGCTTGGGGGTGCCTCTCTCCCCATGGGGTAGTGCTACTTCTCAGCTGCTCACAGCAAACCAAATGCTGAataccattttcatttttcacttttaaaagcaaaaatcaccTGATTTCTTTTGGTTATCAAAAACAGGTACTAACAGAGGTCCTTTGTAAAAGCAAAGTGGTATAcagcaactttggaaaagcaCAGGGTGTTTGGAAAGTAGGTGCGCAAGTTTCTATCCAAGCTTAGCAGGCCAACTAAATGGTGGTTTTTATAAATTCCCATGCTTGCTTTCATTGAAATTGACTTTGAATGAGATCAAATGCATAGAGAAGAGTGACAGGGATAGAGAATGTATTTCAGTTGAAATAAGACTCGAATTCTTTCTAGTGTCCTGGTTACTTGTCCCATTCCCCCCAGGGTAAGCTGTGGTCCTGACTTGAAGTATCTTGGAACATGCTGTGGAAGGCCTGTCGTAGGATAAAGCCCAGAAATCCTCACCATGGCGAGGCTCAGCATGCTGTTGTCCCTCCCGGCCTTTCCAGCTTCCCCTCTGGCAACCTTCCTCGCCCCTTGCATTTGAGCACCCAGACCTCCTTTTAGTTCCTTTTAGTTCCGTGAAATTGCCTATCTTCTGGGCATTCCTTCTACATGTAGAAATCACCTGCCTTTTGCAGGGTTAAATCCTCCTCTTGGTTGCTGTAGttttttagtcactgagtcatatccgactctttgcaaccctatagactgtagccctccaggccccactgtccatgggatttctcaggcaaaaatactggagtgggttgccatttcctcctccaggggatcttcctgacctagggatcaaaccttcatctcctggtggctcagacagtacaagagtctgcctgcagtgcaggagacccgggttcgatctgtgggtcaggaagataccctgaaggaggaaatgactacccactccaaaattcttgcctggaggattccaaagacagaggaacctggcaggctacagaccatggggtagcaaagagtcggacatgattgaatgactaacacacacataaaagatttcctcctcagggaagccttcctcATCTTCCCAAATTGAATTTACTCCTTCCCATCTTCCCACACTATACTGACTTCATGCCTTGCCCCTTCCCTCAACCACGCGTATTTCAGACATCAGTGGCACCCTGTGCTTCCCCTCTTTTGGTAGTGCTCATCAAAGTTTAAATATTTGAGTGATACTTAAGTACAATCAGTCTTTCTTATTAAACTCTAATCCCATGTGGCTAGCACAGCCCCTGGCACTTAGGAAACAATCAAGAAAAATATGTTGAAAAAATTCAGTGTTCAAAGAAAGATTTACTTTagtggcctcagtttccccaagcattttaattttacagataGAGGAGGTGATTCTTTAAAGCCCATTTTGTAGCTGGAGTAGACATTCTCCCTTCAACTCTTAACATTCTAGGAGAATACTCCTATCTACATAGGGCAACCAGAGAAGAGGTAGTTTAATAAGAACCTTAAAGAATTAGGAACATGACGTCATCCAGATGGAGAACTTGGCATGGGAAATGCTCAGCAGATGTtttgttcaggtgctcagtcgtgtccgactttttgcaactccatggactgcagcacgccaggcttccctgtcctttgatATCtccccatagtttgctcaaactcatgtccattgaatcggcaATGCCATAtaaccatcccatcttctgtcatccccttctcctgccttcagtcttccccagcattggggtcttttccagtgagtcaactctttgcatcaggtggccaaagtgttggagcttcagcttcagcatcagtccttccaatgaatattcaggactgatctcctttaggattggctggtttgatgtccttgcagttcaagggactctcaagagttctccagcaccacagttcaaaagcatcaatttttaggtgctcagccttctttatagtccatctctcacactcatccatgtctactggaaaaaccatagctttgactagatggacctttgttgataaagatggacctttgttgataaagtaatatctctgctttttaatacgctgtctaggtttgtcataactttccttccaaggaacaagcatgttttaatttcatggctatagtcacagtccacagtgattttggagcccaagaaaataaagtctgtctctgtttccatttttccccatctgtttgccatgaagtgctgggaccagatgccatgatcttagttttttgaatgttgagttttatgacagctttttcactctcctatttcaccttcatcaagaggctttttagttcctctttgttgaCTGTTAAATAGACCAGATTAGCTAAACCAGGAATTTATATAAAGTGTGAGAGGAGGTAAGGCTAAATATTAATATGCAAAGCTGAATTACAGAAGGTTAAAGACTTTCGGACTTGATCTTGTAGTCAAGGAGCACGATCAGGATTGTTGCTGAAATGGTAATATAGTGATGATATGATAGATGGCTTAGTGATAATAGACCAGAATCAGAAGGAAGAGTTGTGAGATACTGTCAGAATCTCATATAAAGATTCTGAGTGAGCATGGTGTCTGTcagaacagaaaggaaagaatggaTGCAAACGATGTGAAGAACGAATTAATCAAACTTAGTGGGAGAGACGAGGGAAAGGTCAAAAGTAACCTTGACGTTCTGAACATGAGCCAATAGGCTTAGGGAGGAATAGCTGGGGGAGATGTTTTCACCTTTGGAGATGGTGATCATCcagataaatgcaaataataaGCAATTAGGATATTGGAATAAAGCCTGAAAAGTCAGTTTATGTATGAATACAGAGACTCGAGATCATCTTCATAATTCAGATCTGGAGAGCAGATGAAACCTTCTGGATAGAGTATAGAGAGACAGAAGTGGATGGCCGgtaatagaaaatagaaatgtaTATGACCAAGGATAGAACTTGAGAATTTCAAGATACCTAGAGGAGACTTTGTTAGGTTAGAAGAAATGGCGTGTTTTAAGACTGGGAAGAAGACTGGGGAAAGGGGTGGTTAATGTTTACTACCCAAGTGAGTGAGtgacttttttatgtttttttaaccttatttatatttctgtatcATTTGAGCGATCACTTTTAAGTGACCAGCTGGTTGTTTGCACTTTTTCTTCTCACAGCAAGTTGCCAAAAAGCCTGCTCTAAGGTAGAGATGGATTGCCAATTGTTAAAGCATAGATCTTGACCCACAGTAATTTGGCGCACAGAGCTAAAACCAGGAAATACATACAGTGCTGTTTGTCCCGATAAATGATTTCTGGAATCTGCCACCAACTCCTTCTTCCCCAAACACTACCTTGCCCTGTTTGATCCCCCCGAAAACCAAAATTGTAATTGAGAGCTCCTCCAAGGTACAGAGCCTGATAGCTATGAGTCATCTTTTTATAgcccagaggtttttttttttccctgaaagggGAACTTGGTTTCGCTGCAATGTAAAATTAGAGTAAATTACAGTAGAGTCGGGTTCTTTTTACCATCCCAGGATTAGAATTTTTTGAGTTCACTTTGTAGATGATGTCCCTACAGCTCAGCTTTCTGGGAATACCTCTGTGTAGTTAGCACGATAAGGGAAAAAGTAGTTTGCTATGAATCTTAAAGAATCAGCAGCTTGTGACCTACAAATCTTAATCTAGTTAAGGTTTTGTAATCATTGTATCAATAAAATCTCTAATCAGGGGAATCattacagtttctttttaaaggtaGATAGGGCAAAAAGAATTTAGCCAGCTAGCCATGCCACTGTATACAAACAAAAGATATAAACCCTCCCCAAATGGATAAATCCTCTGGCAAATGGAACAAATGGATGATTCAAAAGGCAATTTGACcggccactgaaatgagaagtatTCAGGCAGGTAGAGGACACTGACCACCTAACTCTCCTTTGGGGAAAAGTCAATAATTTATAAACGTTAAGGAGTAGGAACTAATAAAATATGTCTGGATGATAAAACCAACAGGAAAAGCCAACATATTTCTAAGCAGTGATCTTTATATAATACTAGGTATACCACACTTAAGGAGGTTTTTTCTAaggataatttttactttatatggtttctctcttAGCCATCGTCTTTAGAACCTGAACCCCTGGGGAAAGAAGTGAGGTTCCCATTCTAGAGTTTCCTCTGGCTTTGTTTGGACTTCCCCCCTTCTCTCCATCTGTTCTTACCTACTGTTTCCTCAGGTACTTATGTTTTTCTGGCCTATAGTATAAAAGGAATTCTACGTACCCCacattgtggggagaaatatttGAGTTTGAATATGAGTAGACTTTAACCCAAGATAAAACTGTTGGAGACGGAATAATTGCAGAAGTAAAACTGAAGAGAGTGTATTTCTGTAGGAAATGTATTGTGAAATATTAATGGTGTGCAGAAATATACCATgtatatatttgcctttttatttgtaACTTGGACAGTTGTGAAAGTGAAACTCACCTGTTTAAATTATACTTAGAAAAGATTGAAACCTCTTTGGAAACATCTGATCTAATATTTCAACTACTTCACCTTTTATTCTTGTAGGAAAACTCTAATAAAAAACAGACACCTATATTAGcctgatttttaataaatttcaGTTTAAATTAAAGGTCACCGCTATGAaataagattctttttttccagCATGTGAGTCAGAATAAGGTTATTGGTTATCTGAATCAAATGTCAGCAGCGTATTATATTGAAGACATGGTTTGGAAGGTCCAGTAACAGAACAGCATTGGGATTCTTTGCAGTTTGATGTATTTCATTACTTAATGTTGGAAATGAACTTATCACACATTGCTGAACTCTATCTGAATAAGCTATTTAAAACAGATTGCAGCATGTGAATAAAGTGTACTTGTAAATTACACATTCTTTAAATCAAAATGCTGAAATGTATTCACTGGCCGCATTGGATAGATTgttggatttatttttgttttgaaaacaagTCAGATTGGTATTTTATGGGGAAGTATGCTGATTAATTATTTTGTGGGTTTTTACAGTTTATTCTTATTGAGATAATTGATGTATATGTTGTGATAGTTGTAGGGTTTTTTCACTCAGTAAAATTACCCAGGACAAAAACATTGTAAAgctttaacttaaaatatttagaagttaTTTCTCATAAaatgtaatgatttgatatacatatatactgcaaaatgatcaccacagtatgtttagttaacatctgtcaccacacCTAGTtagaacttgtgtgtgtgtgctgacagCTTTCATggtttactctcttaacaactttcaaatatccaatacagtattgttactATGCTGTACCTTACCTCCCCAGGACTTACTTATTAGTTATTTTATAACTGGTAGcgtatacctttttttttttttaagcaccttCACCCATTTACCACCCtccatctgttctctgtatctttgagtTCAGTTTTGTGGCTTATTTGTTTCTCTTAAGATTCTctatataagtgaaattatacagtatctgtctttttctgtctgacttattccacttCACAGGCTACCCTTAAGTTCTATCCCATATTGt includes the following:
- the RAP2A gene encoding ras-related protein Rap-2a isoform X1; protein product: MREYKVVVLGSGGVGKSALTVQFVTGTFIEKYDPTIEDFYRKEIEVDSSPSVLEILDTAGTEQFASMRDLYIKNGQGFILVYSLVNQQSFQDIKPMRDQIIRVKRYEKVPVILVGNKVDLESEREVSSNEGRALAEEWGCPFMETSAKSKTMVDELFAEIVRQMNYAAQPDKDDPCCSACNIQ
- the RAP2A gene encoding ras-related protein Rap-2a isoform X2, with protein sequence MREYKVVVLGSGGVGKSALTVQFVTGTFIEKYDPTIEDFYRKEIEVDSSPSVLEILDTAGTEQFASMRDLYIKNGQGFILVYSLVNQQSFQDIKPMRDQIIRVKRIVLILLNLKFECFVSQLKFGIPQAQLFVSWMLLVALVQNPQSKESLNLAEGRGAGWFLLGRAAVQV